A single genomic interval of Hemibagrus wyckioides isolate EC202008001 linkage group LG13, SWU_Hwy_1.0, whole genome shotgun sequence harbors:
- the atoh1c gene encoding transcription factor Atoh7-a: MARHSRPFVIREAFSDGRLDVKNTPDWSISGLRLPAECERRRRRLAANARERRRMLGLNVAFERLRSVIPRLQSERRLSKSETLQMAQIYIGTLSEMLQDRAGSPETMSETESSDVKAEDRVEEDSRDSEMCCGGHTEDPLTRHELKGTLNFWERSNGMK, translated from the coding sequence ATGGCTCGACACAGCAGACCTTTCGTCATACGGGAAGCGTTTTCAGACGGTCGCCTGGACGTCAAAAACACACCCGATTGGAGCATCTCTGGACTCCGCCTTCCCGCAGAATGCGAGCGGAGAAGACGGCGTCTAGCCGCAAACGCCCGCGAGCGCCGGAGGATGCTGGGACTGAACGTCGCGTTCGAGCGGCTGCGCAGCGTCATCCCGCGCCTGCAGAGCGAACGGAGGCTCTCCAAATCTGAGACGCTGCAGATGGCACAGATCTACATCGGGACTCTGAGCGAGATGCTACAGGACAGAGCGGGATCTCCGGAAACGATGTCGGAAACGGAGAGCAGCGACGTTAAAGCGGAGGAcagagtggaagaggactctaGAGACTCAGAAATGTGCTGCGGAGGACACACCGAGGATCCGCTCACGCGGCATGAGCTCAAAGGAACGCTGAACTTTTGGGAACGGAGCAATGGCATGAAGTAG